The Magnolia sinica isolate HGM2019 chromosome 9, MsV1, whole genome shotgun sequence sequence GTGGTGGGAAAGCATTCTCCGCTCCATCCCGGAggactatgtatggacgtggaAGGCGTCCGAGGCCTGCTTCAACGAAAAGTACCTCCCTCAGACGTACCAACATGAGAGGAAAAATGAATTCCTCCACCTCCAACAAGGGGGCATGACAGTAGCGCAATACGAAAACTGATTCACAGAATTGTCGCGCTATGCTTCCGAGATGATCGCCAGCGAGGCGATTAAGATGAGGTGATTTTCGGCAGAGCTAAGAAGCGGTATCTGCTCCAACATGTGTTGTCCCAGCATCAGGATATATGCCGAGCTCGTAGAGATGTCGACATGGGCACAGCAAGATGAAGAGCGTGTCGCACGGGTCTGCTCGCAGTTAGGGCCACGGAACAGGATGGAGGGCCCGTCCTCTTCCCTTGTAGGAAAAAGGCCGCGCCTTAACTCTCCTCCCCGACTGGCCGCCACACTGGCCCCTTCTGCACGACTTGTCCAGACATGTAGCTACTGTAAGAGGGCAGGGCACTCTGAGCCATATTGCTTCACGAGGATGAGGGACTTCGGTTTCACACCGCCGCAGCGCAACTTTAGGCCTCCGCAGCAGACCTTGCAGATTTCGCCCCTACGGGCAATGAGGCCTAACCAGTAGTTTCGTCATCCACCACCACCTCAGGTTAGACCGCCACAATgaccacagcaggctcgagtgcaTGCCTTAGCGGTGGAAGGCCAAGATGTGGCAGTCCCTACTCCTACGGTCTTTGAGGTGAcgacccacattcaaggtactcccatattccttttggtggacaccaggtccactgcTTCTCTTATATCTCATGCAACTGTCAAGCATCTGGGGCTACGCCCTAGCCCCTTCGTGGGGGTAAAGATCATTGCAGCCGCCGGTACTTTCTCAGAAGCGACGAAGATATGCTATGATTGCCCCATCgacttgggatgcaaggtggcacacgtggatttgatagtgaccaaaatcttccattatgacgtcatcctgggcatggactaGTTGACAGTGATGAAAGCAGAAATCGGTTGTGATACAAAGACAGTGAAGATACATAAGGACGACTGCACTTCCCTCACATTTTCGGTCCAGGTCAGCTACGAACGCAGgattttgtgttatgcttcattggaggacGGATATACTGGACCCTCGATAACGGACACACCCGTGGTCCAAGATTTTTGGGACGTATTTAAAAACATACCTGGACTACCGcctcgacgtgagatagacttcacgattgATCTGGTTCCTGGAGCCAAGCCCATCTCCTTGCCTACTTaccgcatgcccccatgtgagatggaagaactgTGGACTCAAATCGATAATTTGCTAGAGTCAGGCTTCATCCGGCCCAGCGTGTCGCCATGGGGAGCTCGgtcctatttgtaaagaagaaggacggctctTTACAACTATGTGTGGATTACAGAAGACTGAACTAAGTGACGGATCGAAACAAATACCTGTTGCCCAGAATCGACGATttattcgactagttgaggggtgctcaatatttctcaaagatcgatttacaatcagggtaccatcagctgCGAGTTAGGGACGAGGATATACAGAAAACGGCCTTTATAACCTGTTTTGgccattacgagttccttgtTATGTCGTTTGGGCTCACTAATGCCCCAGCggtcttcatggacctcatgaactgaaTCCTTAGGCCATTCttataccgattcgtcatcatgTTTATCGACAACATATTGATTTATTCGAAGAGCCGTGAAGAGCATGGAGAACATTTAAGGACAGTCTTCGAAACTCTAGAGAAAAATCGACTGTTTACGCAATTTAGGAAATTCGCTAtctggaaggaggaggtcaaATTTCTGAGTCATgtagtgtctaaggaagggatatctatggatctcgccaaggtggcgGCGGTACAAGGTTGAAAGCAACAGAAGTCGGTTAcagaagtgcgaagttttcttgGTCCTGCAGGCTATTACCGcagattcattaaagacttttcgaagatagcccgaccgctatcccagctaactcggaaggacctcaaatttgtctggaatgaaaaggcggaggcGGCCTTCCAAGAGTTGAAAGAAAAACTGACGTCGGCACCTGTGCTTGTGCTAcccgagcaaggggtcaagtacaccgcctatactgacgcctctcatgtGGGCTTGGGTTGTGTACTCATGCAAAATGACAGGGCAATTGCGTATGCGTCTCGACAGttaaggaagcatgaggagaactaccctacacatgacctcgaGCTTGCGGCGGTAGTTTTCGCATTGAAgttatggaggcactatctttatggtgaggagtttgagttcttctctgatcataagagcctcaaatacatcttcacccagaagGACCTGAATCTGAGACAGCGTCGCTGGATGGAGACGTTGAAAGACTTCGAGTTCGATGTCTCatatcatcctggcaaggccaacttgGTGGCAGACGCCTTGAGTTGCAAAAAGACAATTGAATTTGCGGCCTcgctaatggtgagagagtgAGACATGGTGGAGTTCGTTCGGGACTTCGACATGAAGCTAACGGTAGAGAAACCATACGAGTTCATAGCCCACATTCAAGCCCAGCCAATGATTGacagtaaaatcattgaagcccaAGAGGGCGATGAGCTATTGAAGAAAATGAGGGAAGGGGTAAAGAACGATGGGAAGTCCGAATGGAGAGTCGGCACCGATGGGGGATTGTGGTACCAAGGCCGCCTTTGTGTTCCAAACCTTCAGGGACTAcgagaagaagatctaaatgccgctcacaactccaagttggcgatgcatcctggtaataCAAAGATGTACCGGGATCTAAAGCGAACCTATTGGTGGGGCAACATGAATAAGGAAATAACGGAATATGTATCCTGATGCCTCACCTGTCAACAAGTTAAGGCTGAACATCGCCGACTACCGGgcctgttgcagcccatgcctatagcagaatggaagtgggatttcatatctatggacttcattgccGGGTTACCCAGGACTATAAAGGAGCACGACTCGATATAGGTGATTGTGGACAAgctaaccaaatcagcccacttCCTGCCGATCAAGACTTTTAGCTCCGCCGATAACTTGGCTAAggtgtatatcaaggagatagcgCAGCTCCATGGCGTCCcattggagattgtgtcagactgGGATACTCGATTCACGTCGATCTTCTAGACCCGCATTCA is a genomic window containing:
- the LOC131256270 gene encoding uncharacterized protein LOC131256270 — protein: MSTWAQQDEERVARVCSQLGPRNRMEGPSSSLVGKRPRLNSPPRLAATLAPSARLVQTCSYCKRAGHSEPYCFTRMRDFGFTPPQRNFRPPQQTLQISPLRAMRPNQSTASLISHATVKHLGLRPSPFVGVKIIAAAGTFSEATKICYDCPIDLGCKLTVMKAEIGCDTKTVKIHKDDCTSLTFSVQVSYERRILCYASLEDGYTGPSITDTPVVQDFWDVFKNIPGLPPRREIDFTIDLVPGAKPISLPTYRMPPCEMEELWTQIDNLLESGFIRPSVSPWGARSYL